The proteins below are encoded in one region of Festucalex cinctus isolate MCC-2025b chromosome 2, RoL_Fcin_1.0, whole genome shotgun sequence:
- the LOC144013711 gene encoding uncharacterized protein LOC144013711 isoform X2: MGGGVCKRGSAGNNVFSGEEDSSSYKPLKRERKTMSKIILFIQVVTACYVTHCQAKIEVNCDKNVDLSCPCRDNAQFLLLTWYKVSESFQPLDNMTFDPSELKSYQNVKMNGQIRRFIISIGEGQVEKAIISQRSAFGENDSLHLPAVTPQDSGAYKCAITAKVGGQNKECMVDLFVHACVINTPTTNVQLTTIPSAVNSSRHGEELPLPVMWSVLGCLAVGLAKVLVSYISIRVIQACCL; the protein is encoded by the exons GAAATAACGTCTTTTCAGGTGAAGAGGACAGCTCTTCATATAAGCCCCtcaagagagagaggaaaaccATGAGCAAGATAATACTGTTCATTCAG GTGGTCACTGCGTGTTACGTCACCCACTGTCAGGCAAAAATTGAAGTTAACTGTGACAAAAATGTTGACTTGAGCTGCCCGTGTCGTGACAACGCGCAGTTCCTGTTGCTGACTTGGTACAAGGTCAGTGAATCATTTCAGCCTCTCGACAACATGACATTTGACCCTTCCGAACTCAAGAGTTATCAAAACGTAAAGATGAATGGACAGATAAGAAGATTCATCATCAGCATCGGTGAAGGCCAGGTGGAGAAGGCGATCATTTCTCAACGGTCCGCATTTGGCGAGAACGACAGTCTGCATCTGCCCGCGGTGACGCCACAGGACTCTGGCGCCTACAAATGTGCCATCACTGCAAAAGTAGGAGGTCAAAATAAAGAGTGCATGGTCGACCTTTTCGTGCATG CTTGTGTGATCAACACACCAACGACAAATGTACAGCTCACCACAATTCCAAGCGCTGTTAACTCCAGTCGGCATGGCGAGGAGCTGCCATTGCCAGTCATGTGGAGCGTTCTGGGCTGCTTGGCAGTGGGCTTGGCCAAAGTGCTTGTGTCATACATAAGCATTCGG GTCATTCAAGCTTGCTGTTTGTGA
- the LOC144013711 gene encoding uncharacterized protein LOC144013711 isoform X3, with protein MGGGVCKRGSAGNNVFSGEEDSSSYKPLKRERKTMSKIILFIQVVTACYVTHCQAKIEVNCDKNVDLSCPCRDNAQFLLLTWYKMNGQIRRFIISIGEGQVEKAIISQRSAFGENDSLHLPAVTPQDSGAYKCAITAKVGGQNKECMVDLFVHACVINTPTTNVQLTTIPSAVNSSRHGEELPLPVMWSVLGCLAVGLAKVLVSYISIRVKKLMLGTCEHYECNMNKIG; from the exons GAAATAACGTCTTTTCAGGTGAAGAGGACAGCTCTTCATATAAGCCCCtcaagagagagaggaaaaccATGAGCAAGATAATACTGTTCATTCAG GTGGTCACTGCGTGTTACGTCACCCACTGTCAGGCAAAAATTGAAGTTAACTGTGACAAAAATGTTGACTTGAGCTGCCCGTGTCGTGACAACGCGCAGTTCCTGTTGCTGACTTGGTACAAG ATGAATGGACAGATAAGAAGATTCATCATCAGCATCGGTGAAGGCCAGGTGGAGAAGGCGATCATTTCTCAACGGTCCGCATTTGGCGAGAACGACAGTCTGCATCTGCCCGCGGTGACGCCACAGGACTCTGGCGCCTACAAATGTGCCATCACTGCAAAAGTAGGAGGTCAAAATAAAGAGTGCATGGTCGACCTTTTCGTGCATG CTTGTGTGATCAACACACCAACGACAAATGTACAGCTCACCACAATTCCAAGCGCTGTTAACTCCAGTCGGCATGGCGAGGAGCTGCCATTGCCAGTCATGTGGAGCGTTCTGGGCTGCTTGGCAGTGGGCTTGGCCAAAGTGCTTGTGTCATACATAAGCATTCGGGTAAAGAAACTCATGTTGGGCACGTGTGAACATTACGAGTGTAATATGAACAAAATAGGATAA
- the LOC144013711 gene encoding uncharacterized protein LOC144013711 isoform X1, whose protein sequence is MGGGVCKRGSAGNNVFSGEEDSSSYKPLKRERKTMSKIILFIQVVTACYVTHCQAKIEVNCDKNVDLSCPCRDNAQFLLLTWYKVSESFQPLDNMTFDPSELKSYQNVKMNGQIRRFIISIGEGQVEKAIISQRSAFGENDSLHLPAVTPQDSGAYKCAITAKVGGQNKECMVDLFVHACVINTPTTNVQLTTIPSAVNSSRHGEELPLPVMWSVLGCLAVGLAKVLVSYISIRVKKLMLGTCEHYECNMNKIG, encoded by the exons GAAATAACGTCTTTTCAGGTGAAGAGGACAGCTCTTCATATAAGCCCCtcaagagagagaggaaaaccATGAGCAAGATAATACTGTTCATTCAG GTGGTCACTGCGTGTTACGTCACCCACTGTCAGGCAAAAATTGAAGTTAACTGTGACAAAAATGTTGACTTGAGCTGCCCGTGTCGTGACAACGCGCAGTTCCTGTTGCTGACTTGGTACAAGGTCAGTGAATCATTTCAGCCTCTCGACAACATGACATTTGACCCTTCCGAACTCAAGAGTTATCAAAACGTAAAGATGAATGGACAGATAAGAAGATTCATCATCAGCATCGGTGAAGGCCAGGTGGAGAAGGCGATCATTTCTCAACGGTCCGCATTTGGCGAGAACGACAGTCTGCATCTGCCCGCGGTGACGCCACAGGACTCTGGCGCCTACAAATGTGCCATCACTGCAAAAGTAGGAGGTCAAAATAAAGAGTGCATGGTCGACCTTTTCGTGCATG CTTGTGTGATCAACACACCAACGACAAATGTACAGCTCACCACAATTCCAAGCGCTGTTAACTCCAGTCGGCATGGCGAGGAGCTGCCATTGCCAGTCATGTGGAGCGTTCTGGGCTGCTTGGCAGTGGGCTTGGCCAAAGTGCTTGTGTCATACATAAGCATTCGGGTAAAGAAACTCATGTTGGGCACGTGTGAACATTACGAGTGTAATATGAACAAAATAGGATAA